One genomic segment of Arthrobacter sp. zg-Y1110 includes these proteins:
- a CDS encoding carbohydrate ABC transporter permease, whose translation MSVPAPAAPVSAPTPPGSKGPGRTGDGPLSRRNITETLVTGYVPLALTTLVVFLPLMWMVLSSFKGPGEIVTTDLDVLPDSLDFSNYQEAMTLVPFGRFFVNSVIVTLAGASIKVVLAILTAYALVFIRFPFKRAIFVAILVALMVPPQVAILPNYILVTSLGGADTYWGMILPGLGTAFGTFLLRQHFLTLPGTILESAEIDGAGHWSRLWRIVVPISVPTIATVGLVTIVTEWNEYIWPLVIVSRPEMMTLPVGLTLLRNSESDPASWGIMMAGAVLVLVPILVVFAALQRYIVAGLTQGSVTG comes from the coding sequence ATGAGTGTCCCCGCACCCGCCGCCCCCGTGTCCGCGCCGACACCACCCGGCAGCAAGGGTCCCGGCCGCACCGGCGACGGCCCGCTCTCACGTCGAAACATCACCGAAACCCTGGTGACGGGGTACGTTCCCCTGGCCCTCACCACACTGGTGGTATTCCTCCCCCTGATGTGGATGGTCCTGTCCTCCTTCAAGGGGCCCGGCGAGATCGTTACAACGGACCTGGATGTCCTGCCGGACTCCCTGGACTTCAGCAACTACCAGGAGGCCATGACCCTGGTGCCGTTCGGCAGGTTCTTCGTCAACAGCGTGATCGTCACGCTCGCCGGCGCCTCCATCAAGGTGGTGCTTGCCATCCTCACCGCGTACGCGCTGGTCTTCATCAGGTTCCCGTTCAAGCGGGCGATTTTCGTAGCCATCCTGGTGGCCCTCATGGTCCCGCCGCAGGTGGCCATCCTGCCGAACTACATCCTCGTAACGTCCCTGGGCGGTGCCGACACGTATTGGGGCATGATCCTGCCCGGACTTGGGACCGCCTTCGGGACCTTCCTCCTGCGGCAGCATTTCCTTACCCTGCCCGGCACCATCCTGGAATCAGCGGAGATCGACGGAGCGGGACACTGGTCCCGCCTGTGGCGGATCGTGGTCCCGATTTCGGTGCCGACCATCGCCACCGTGGGACTGGTCACGATCGTGACCGAATGGAATGAGTACATCTGGCCGCTGGTGATCGTCAGCCGGCCCGAGATGATGACCCTGCCGGTGGGCCTGACCCTGCTCCGGAATTCCGAGTCAGATCCCGCCAGCTGGGGCATCATGATGGCCGGCGCGGTCCTGGTGCTGGTTCCGATCCTGGTGGTCTTCGCAGCCCTGCAGCGCTACATCGTCGCCGGACTGACCCAGGGCTCCGTCACCGGCTAA
- a CDS encoding methylated-DNA--[protein]-cysteine S-methyltransferase, whose translation MITHKIVTSPVGVLTLVAMDGLLSMVRLGPPAAPAVAGAGTPYGIAAEDGFEDVERQLTEYFEGRRCCFSVGTNPQGTEFQRRVWEQVSGIAYGRTASYKQLAVLLGDAAKARSVGAALAHNPLNLVVPTHRVVGSRGALTGYSGGVDAKRYLLELEQAPQTEHLRRNCLRADSVPA comes from the coding sequence ATGATCACTCACAAGATAGTCACCTCGCCGGTAGGGGTACTCACCCTCGTCGCTATGGACGGACTCCTGTCCATGGTCCGGCTCGGGCCGCCCGCTGCGCCGGCAGTTGCCGGGGCAGGGACGCCGTACGGCATTGCGGCGGAAGACGGCTTCGAGGATGTCGAACGTCAACTGACGGAGTACTTCGAGGGCCGGCGCTGCTGCTTCAGCGTGGGTACCAATCCCCAGGGGACCGAGTTCCAGCGCAGGGTATGGGAGCAGGTCTCGGGCATCGCCTACGGCAGGACGGCAAGCTACAAGCAGCTGGCGGTCCTGCTGGGTGATGCGGCCAAGGCGCGAAGCGTAGGTGCAGCATTGGCGCACAACCCGTTGAACCTGGTTGTCCCCACCCACCGCGTGGTGGGGTCCCGCGGCGCGCTGACCGGATACTCGGGCGGCGTCGATGCGAAGCGGTACCTGCTGGAGCTGGAGCAGGCACCGCAGACAGAACACCTGCGGCGGAACTGCCTGCGTGCCGACAGCGTGCCTGCTTGA
- a CDS encoding tyrosine recombinase XerC, whose amino-acid sequence MTSKGAADRTAWPAEFRSALEGFCRYLTAERGRSEHTVRAYESDVSKLLDYALGAGAGSLQELDLGILRGWLGELSAGGQARSTLARRAATARSFTNWALREELISENPALRLKAPKKEKTLPGVLRSSQLDDLFETLQAAAAEGEPVALRDRAMVELLYATGIRVGELAGLDVDDLDPDRRTLTVLGKGNKERTVPYGLPAALAVDDWLRRGRPSMATGGSGPALFLGKRGGRVDQRQVRSVVAVLLEAMPDTSASGPHALRHSAATHLLDGGADLRAVQEILGHSSLATTQLYTHVSVDRLRQSYSQAHPRA is encoded by the coding sequence GTGACATCAAAGGGAGCAGCAGACAGAACTGCGTGGCCGGCGGAATTCCGTTCCGCTTTGGAGGGCTTCTGCCGGTATCTGACGGCAGAGCGTGGACGCTCCGAACACACCGTCCGTGCCTACGAATCGGACGTGTCGAAGCTGCTCGACTATGCTCTCGGCGCCGGAGCAGGCTCGCTTCAGGAACTGGACCTGGGCATCCTGCGCGGCTGGCTGGGCGAACTCAGTGCCGGGGGACAGGCCCGTTCCACGCTGGCCCGCCGCGCCGCCACGGCCCGCAGCTTCACCAACTGGGCCCTGCGCGAGGAACTCATCAGTGAGAATCCGGCCCTGCGGCTGAAGGCACCGAAGAAGGAAAAGACCCTTCCCGGAGTACTGCGCAGCAGCCAGCTGGATGATCTGTTCGAAACCCTGCAGGCGGCTGCCGCCGAGGGCGAACCCGTGGCACTTCGGGACCGCGCGATGGTCGAACTGCTCTACGCGACCGGCATCCGGGTGGGAGAACTGGCCGGACTGGACGTCGACGACCTCGATCCGGACCGCAGGACGCTCACGGTGCTGGGCAAGGGCAACAAGGAACGTACGGTGCCTTACGGCCTGCCGGCTGCCCTCGCGGTGGACGACTGGCTGCGCCGCGGCCGCCCGTCGATGGCGACCGGGGGCAGCGGTCCGGCATTGTTCCTGGGTAAGCGGGGCGGACGAGTGGACCAGCGGCAGGTCCGCAGCGTGGTCGCCGTCCTCCTGGAAGCCATGCCGGACACCTCCGCCTCCGGGCCGCACGCCCTCCGCCACTCCGCGGCCACCCATCTGCTCGACGGCGGTGCGGACCTGCGTGCCGTGCAGGAAATCCTGGGCCATTCATCCCTTGCCACCACGCAGCTCTACACGCACGTGTCAGTGGACAGACTCCGCCAGAGCTACAGCCAGGCCCATCCGCGCGCCTAA
- a CDS encoding acyl carrier protein, with protein MASNEEILAGLAEIVNEETGLAPEAVELDKSFTDDLDIDSISMMTIVVNAEEKFGVRIPDEEVKNLKTVGDAVDFISNAQA; from the coding sequence ATGGCTAGCAACGAAGAAATCCTGGCCGGCCTCGCCGAGATCGTCAATGAAGAGACGGGTCTGGCCCCCGAGGCCGTTGAGCTGGACAAGTCCTTCACCGATGACCTGGACATCGACTCCATTTCCATGATGACCATCGTCGTCAACGCCGAAGAGAAGTTCGGCGTGCGCATCCCGGACGAAGAGGTCAAGAACCTGAAGACCGTCGGCGACGCCGTGGACTTCATCTCCAACGCCCAGGCTTAA
- a CDS encoding ACP S-malonyltransferase: protein MLAIVCPGQGSQTPGFLSPWLELPGVRDHLSALSDVAGLDLIAHGTVSDEETIKDTAVAQPLIVAAGLMAARLLLDPSALTSSTVLAGHSVGEITASAIAGALPENDALVFVRERANAMARAAAVEPTGMSAILGGDPDDVAAVLEAAGLTAANANGGGQTVAAGTHNQLEVLTAAPPAKARVIPLKVAGAFHTSHMAPAVTVLEALRPSLTPQAPLATLLSNRDGAAVVSGDANLDSLIAQVSRPVRWDLCMENMLGMGVTGLLELPPAGTLTGLARRGMKGIPTLALKSPEDLTAAREFIREHSGTAATTGEGNA, encoded by the coding sequence GTGCTTGCAATCGTCTGCCCCGGCCAGGGGTCCCAAACGCCAGGATTCCTCTCACCGTGGCTGGAACTGCCCGGCGTACGGGATCACCTTTCCGCGCTGAGCGACGTCGCCGGCCTGGACCTCATTGCCCACGGCACGGTCTCCGACGAGGAAACCATCAAGGACACCGCCGTCGCCCAGCCCCTGATCGTTGCCGCCGGCCTGATGGCCGCCCGGCTGCTGCTGGATCCCTCGGCGCTGACATCCTCCACCGTCCTGGCCGGCCACTCTGTCGGCGAGATCACCGCCTCCGCCATCGCCGGTGCGCTGCCGGAAAACGACGCGCTGGTGTTCGTCCGGGAACGGGCCAACGCCATGGCACGCGCCGCAGCGGTTGAGCCCACGGGCATGAGCGCCATCCTTGGCGGGGATCCCGACGACGTGGCCGCCGTGCTGGAAGCCGCAGGGCTCACGGCAGCGAACGCCAACGGCGGCGGGCAGACCGTGGCGGCCGGAACGCACAACCAGCTCGAGGTACTCACCGCAGCACCGCCGGCCAAGGCACGGGTTATTCCGTTGAAGGTCGCCGGGGCGTTCCACACCTCCCACATGGCCCCCGCCGTGACTGTCCTCGAAGCGCTGCGCCCCTCCCTCACCCCGCAGGCGCCGCTGGCCACGCTGCTCTCCAACCGCGACGGCGCAGCCGTGGTGTCCGGCGATGCCAACCTTGACAGCCTCATCGCCCAGGTATCCCGCCCGGTACGGTGGGACCTCTGCATGGAGAACATGCTCGGCATGGGCGTGACCGGCCTGCTGGAACTGCCGCCGGCAGGAACCCTCACCGGACTGGCACGCCGCGGCATGAAGGGCATACCGACGCTGGCCCTGAAATCCCCAGAAGATCTAACCGCTGCCCGGGAGTTCATCCGTGAGCATTCCGGAACGGCAGCAACAACCGGAGAAGGTAACGCGTGA
- a CDS encoding ABC transporter substrate-binding protein, with protein sequence MSAAPKPAFNRRLFLSLSAAGASAAALAACGGPSTEADTPVEEDELDFSGVTPAPEITFWSSHPGQSEAIETEIIEKFNASQSTIRVTMVSAGSNYEEVAQKFQTTQQGGDLPAIVIFSDVWWFRYFLNESIIPLDTLMEQLDFDTADYRDQLFSDYKYDGRQWAVPFARSTPLFYYNKEHWAAAGLPNRAPETWQEFSEWAPKIKAAVPGIQHVYQHPALIDYAGWTLQNQLWGEGAAWSDEWTITAASDEAVTAIQQVQDTVYRDAWAGVSSKDATADMAAGAVSAAVGSTGNLVGVLKTATFDVGVGFMPGGSRELTGVCPTGGAGLGIPKDISPEQQLAAATFLKFLTSPENTAAFSAATGYMPVRKSADMTKVLAATPQIQTAIDQLAVTRNQDYARVFLPGADQEIAKAAGRILTEQADVKTTLTELSATLEGIYTNDVKPKLPA encoded by the coding sequence ATGTCAGCAGCACCCAAGCCGGCCTTCAACCGCCGCCTGTTCCTGTCCCTCAGTGCTGCCGGCGCCTCCGCGGCCGCCCTGGCGGCCTGCGGCGGGCCGTCCACGGAGGCGGACACACCCGTCGAGGAGGACGAACTCGACTTCAGCGGAGTGACCCCCGCCCCGGAGATCACCTTTTGGTCCAGCCACCCGGGCCAGTCCGAGGCAATTGAAACCGAAATCATCGAAAAGTTCAACGCTTCCCAGAGCACGATCCGCGTCACCATGGTCAGCGCGGGATCCAACTACGAAGAGGTGGCCCAGAAGTTCCAAACCACCCAGCAGGGCGGCGACCTTCCCGCAATCGTCATCTTCTCCGACGTCTGGTGGTTCCGCTATTTCCTCAACGAATCCATCATCCCGCTGGACACACTGATGGAACAGCTGGACTTCGACACCGCCGACTACCGGGACCAGCTGTTCAGCGACTACAAGTATGACGGCCGGCAGTGGGCCGTCCCGTTTGCCCGCTCCACTCCCCTCTTCTACTACAACAAGGAACACTGGGCCGCCGCCGGACTGCCCAACCGGGCACCGGAGACCTGGCAGGAGTTCTCGGAGTGGGCACCGAAGATCAAGGCGGCGGTGCCGGGCATCCAGCATGTCTACCAGCACCCCGCCTTGATTGACTATGCGGGCTGGACCCTGCAGAACCAGCTTTGGGGCGAGGGAGCGGCCTGGAGCGACGAATGGACCATTACGGCGGCCTCGGACGAGGCCGTCACCGCCATCCAGCAGGTCCAGGACACTGTTTACCGGGACGCCTGGGCCGGTGTGTCCTCCAAGGATGCCACCGCCGACATGGCGGCAGGCGCCGTCTCCGCGGCTGTGGGTTCCACCGGGAACCTCGTGGGTGTCCTCAAGACGGCAACATTCGACGTCGGCGTGGGCTTCATGCCCGGCGGCAGCCGGGAACTCACCGGAGTCTGCCCCACCGGCGGCGCCGGCCTGGGCATCCCGAAGGACATTAGCCCCGAGCAGCAGCTCGCCGCCGCGACTTTCCTGAAGTTCCTGACCTCCCCGGAAAACACCGCAGCGTTCTCCGCGGCAACGGGCTACATGCCGGTGCGCAAGTCCGCGGACATGACGAAGGTGCTGGCTGCGACGCCGCAGATCCAAACGGCCATCGACCAGCTGGCCGTCACCCGGAACCAGGACTATGCCCGGGTGTTCCTGCCCGGAGCGGACCAGGAGATCGCCAAGGCGGCCGGCAGGATCCTCACGGAGCAGGCCGATGTGAAAACCACTCTCACGGAACTGTCCGCAACCTTGGAAGGTATCTACACAAACGACGTAAAACCCAAGCTACCCGCCTAG
- a CDS encoding CdaR family transcriptional regulator, whose amino-acid sequence MPVRPNTSAASAPPEADQPTVERLKANIGRLSTATLQQLDISLPWYRGLRPDERSALGMVAQKGIASFVNWYQRPASPAWVLSDVFGTAPTELTRSISLQKALQLIRVVVQVVEDRVPELAGSEVQSKLREAVLRYSREVAFAAADVYARAAETRGAWDTRLEALVVDAILRGESSDALRSRIAAVGWSSAAPVTVMVGGSPAEANATFVNELRRATGRLAEDTLVGIQGERLILVLGGLEDKAFSYTRLSELFGPGPVVYGPPALSLVEAGPSAQAAFAGLTAARAWPAAPRPVAADDLWPERVMSGDDTARKALVESIYTPLLGASNGLAETLSAYLSLGHSLEATARELFVHANTVRYRLRRVCDVTGWDPMLPREAFVLQTALVVGRLAPAGKAAPEKPAVRL is encoded by the coding sequence ATGCCAGTGCGTCCCAATACGTCCGCTGCCTCAGCGCCGCCGGAAGCAGACCAGCCCACCGTCGAGCGCCTGAAAGCGAATATCGGCAGGCTTTCGACTGCCACCCTGCAGCAGCTGGACATTTCCCTGCCGTGGTACCGGGGGCTGCGCCCGGACGAGCGCTCGGCGCTGGGAATGGTTGCGCAGAAGGGCATCGCGTCCTTCGTGAACTGGTACCAGCGTCCTGCCTCGCCCGCCTGGGTGCTCAGCGACGTCTTCGGCACCGCCCCAACCGAGCTCACCCGCTCGATCAGCCTGCAGAAGGCCCTCCAGCTGATCCGGGTGGTGGTCCAAGTGGTCGAGGACCGGGTTCCGGAGCTGGCCGGCAGCGAGGTCCAGTCCAAGCTGCGCGAAGCGGTGCTGCGCTATTCGCGTGAAGTGGCCTTCGCCGCCGCCGACGTCTATGCCCGTGCGGCCGAAACCCGGGGTGCCTGGGACACCCGGCTGGAGGCCCTTGTTGTCGACGCCATCCTGCGCGGCGAGAGTTCCGACGCGCTGCGCTCCCGGATCGCCGCCGTCGGTTGGAGCTCCGCGGCGCCGGTCACCGTTATGGTGGGCGGTTCTCCTGCCGAAGCCAATGCCACGTTCGTGAATGAACTCCGCCGGGCCACGGGCCGGCTGGCCGAAGACACCCTCGTGGGGATCCAGGGCGAGCGGCTGATCCTGGTCCTGGGCGGACTGGAGGACAAGGCTTTCTCCTACACCCGCCTGTCCGAACTCTTCGGTCCGGGTCCGGTGGTGTACGGCCCGCCCGCGCTCTCCCTGGTCGAGGCCGGCCCGTCCGCGCAGGCCGCGTTTGCCGGACTTACCGCCGCCCGCGCCTGGCCGGCTGCCCCACGCCCGGTGGCAGCTGACGACCTGTGGCCCGAGCGGGTGATGTCCGGGGATGACACCGCGCGCAAGGCCCTGGTGGAAAGCATCTACACACCCCTGCTGGGTGCCTCCAACGGGCTGGCCGAGACCCTAAGCGCATACCTCTCGCTGGGTCACTCCCTGGAGGCCACGGCACGCGAACTCTTCGTCCACGCCAATACGGTCCGCTACCGACTGCGGCGGGTCTGCGATGTCACCGGATGGGACCCGATGCTGCCCCGCGAAGCGTTCGTACTGCAGACCGCACTGGTGGTCGGACGCCTGGCGCCGGCCGGAAAAGCAGCCCCCGAGAAGCCAGCCGTCCGCCTCTGA
- a CDS encoding DUF3145 domain-containing protein, producing MSVVMARGVLFVHSAPSALCPHIEWAIGSVVEKRTDLQWTPQPAAPGMVRAEIAWTGPQGTGSLLASALRGWAHLRYEVTEEQSPGADGSRWAHTPELGIFHAATDVHGNIMISENRIRYAYENGAGDPSAVYHELSLALGEAWDEELEPFRHAADGAPVRWLHQVG from the coding sequence ATGTCTGTTGTGATGGCGCGCGGCGTACTGTTTGTGCACTCTGCCCCTTCCGCGTTGTGCCCCCATATTGAGTGGGCCATCGGATCCGTCGTGGAAAAGCGAACGGATCTACAGTGGACCCCTCAGCCGGCTGCGCCCGGAATGGTACGGGCCGAAATCGCCTGGACCGGGCCGCAGGGCACCGGTTCCCTGCTCGCGTCCGCGCTGCGCGGCTGGGCACACCTGCGGTACGAGGTGACGGAGGAACAGAGCCCCGGAGCCGACGGCAGCCGCTGGGCCCACACCCCTGAGCTGGGCATCTTCCATGCCGCGACGGACGTACACGGCAACATCATGATTTCCGAGAACCGCATCCGTTACGCCTATGAAAACGGCGCCGGCGATCCCTCGGCTGTCTACCACGAACTCTCACTCGCCCTGGGCGAAGCCTGGGACGAAGAGCTGGAGCCGTTCCGGCACGCGGCCGACGGCGCTCCGGTGCGCTGGCTGCACCAGGTCGGCTAG
- a CDS encoding carbohydrate ABC transporter permease: MARTTVSPPVSAAPPGRNPPVRRRRFSGRSRRDFFTFLAFALPNLILIAAFTYRPLFSNIYYSTLNWTLGAKTATVVGIENYVTFFTSPDARDVLTVTAVFTVFTVGGSMLLGLLVSLALNLKVRGTSLARAAVFAPYVLSGVGVGLVWLFIFDPVYGALAWVLRGFGASSPEWINNPDMALVMVILVYVWKNLGYCAVVYLAGLQSIPRDVLEAAQLDGAGAARRFFSVSLPLLSPTTFFLLITTLLSSLQAFDLIRIMTPTGNGTNTLIFEAYLQAFGGFNRAGYSATVSVILFVLLLVVTGFQLRFVERKVHYS; the protein is encoded by the coding sequence ATGGCCAGGACCACTGTGTCGCCGCCGGTCTCCGCCGCACCGCCCGGCAGGAACCCCCCGGTCCGCCGCCGCCGTTTTTCCGGCCGCAGCCGCAGGGACTTTTTTACCTTCCTGGCCTTTGCGCTGCCCAACCTGATCCTGATTGCCGCATTCACCTACCGGCCGCTGTTCAGCAACATCTACTACTCCACCCTGAACTGGACCCTTGGGGCCAAGACAGCCACGGTGGTCGGGATCGAAAACTACGTCACGTTCTTCACCTCTCCCGATGCCCGGGACGTGTTGACGGTAACGGCCGTGTTCACGGTCTTCACCGTCGGCGGATCGATGCTCCTCGGACTGCTGGTTTCGCTGGCGCTGAACCTGAAAGTCCGCGGCACCAGCCTGGCCCGCGCAGCCGTCTTTGCCCCGTATGTCCTGTCCGGCGTGGGTGTGGGCCTGGTCTGGTTGTTCATTTTCGACCCCGTCTACGGAGCACTGGCCTGGGTGCTGCGCGGTTTCGGAGCCAGCAGCCCCGAATGGATCAACAACCCGGACATGGCCCTGGTCATGGTCATCCTGGTTTATGTATGGAAGAACCTGGGCTACTGCGCGGTGGTCTACCTTGCCGGCCTCCAGTCGATTCCGCGCGACGTCCTCGAGGCCGCACAGCTCGACGGCGCGGGAGCGGCACGGCGGTTCTTCAGTGTTTCGCTGCCGCTGCTCTCCCCGACAACCTTCTTCCTGCTCATCACCACCCTGCTCAGTTCGCTGCAGGCTTTTGACCTGATCCGCATCATGACCCCCACGGGCAACGGCACGAACACCCTGATCTTCGAGGCCTATCTGCAGGCCTTCGGCGGATTCAACCGGGCGGGCTATTCGGCCACCGTCTCAGTGATCCTGTTCGTGCTGCTGCTGGTGGTCACCGGCTTCCAGCTCCGGTTCGTCGAGCGAAAGGTGCACTACTCATGA
- a CDS encoding beta-ketoacyl-ACP synthase III yields MSTPTLKQSPVNEFSRIHGIGAFRPDVIVSNDDVCQWIDSSDEWIRQRTGIVTRHRADKGTSVVDMAEAAGREALKNAGIEGSQLGAVIVSTVTHPYATPSAATQITERLGATPAPAYDVSAACAGYCYGIAQADALVRSGAATYVLVIGVEKLSDFIDNTERTISFLLGDGAGAVVVGPSDTPGIAPSVWGSDGSKSGAIGMTHSMLDVRELSLAAEADGGMSPADLSGRDTKLWPTLRQDGQTVFRWAVWEMAKAAQQALDAAGITAEDLSAFVPHQANMRIIDEMAKQLKLPESVIIARDIADAGNTSAASIPLATYRLLQEHPELSGKLSLQIGFGAGLVFGAQVVVLP; encoded by the coding sequence GTGAGCACGCCCACCCTGAAGCAGTCCCCCGTCAACGAATTCAGCCGAATCCACGGCATCGGCGCCTTCCGCCCCGACGTCATTGTCAGCAACGACGATGTCTGCCAGTGGATCGATTCCTCCGATGAGTGGATCCGCCAGCGCACCGGCATCGTCACCCGGCACCGTGCGGACAAGGGCACGTCCGTGGTGGACATGGCAGAGGCTGCCGGACGCGAGGCGTTGAAGAACGCCGGCATCGAGGGATCGCAGCTCGGCGCCGTCATCGTCTCCACCGTGACCCACCCCTACGCGACGCCGTCCGCGGCCACCCAGATCACCGAGCGGCTGGGCGCAACGCCGGCACCGGCCTACGACGTTTCCGCCGCCTGCGCCGGGTACTGCTACGGCATTGCCCAGGCAGACGCGCTGGTCCGCTCCGGCGCCGCCACCTACGTGCTGGTCATCGGCGTGGAGAAGCTCTCCGACTTCATCGACAACACCGAACGCACCATCTCCTTCCTGCTCGGCGACGGTGCCGGCGCCGTCGTCGTCGGACCCTCCGACACCCCCGGCATCGCGCCCTCCGTCTGGGGCTCCGACGGCAGCAAGTCCGGTGCCATCGGCATGACCCACTCCATGCTGGACGTCCGCGAACTTTCCCTCGCCGCCGAGGCCGACGGCGGCATGAGCCCCGCGGACCTCTCCGGCCGGGACACCAAGCTCTGGCCCACCCTGCGCCAGGACGGCCAGACGGTCTTCCGCTGGGCCGTGTGGGAGATGGCCAAGGCTGCCCAGCAGGCGCTCGACGCCGCCGGGATCACCGCCGAGGATCTCTCCGCCTTCGTGCCGCACCAGGCCAACATGCGCATCATTGACGAAATGGCGAAGCAGTTGAAGCTGCCCGAGTCAGTCATCATTGCCCGCGACATTGCCGATGCGGGAAACACCTCGGCCGCCTCTATTCCCCTGGCCACCTACCGCCTGCTGCAGGAGCACCCGGAACTGAGCGGCAAGTTGTCGCTGCAGATCGGCTTCGGTGCCGGCCTTGTGTTCGGCGCGCAGGTAGTCGTCCTTCCCTAG
- the fabF gene encoding beta-ketoacyl-ACP synthase II, producing the protein MARKVVITGLGATTPIGGDVPTMWKNALQGVSGARTLEDDWVEKYSLPVTFAARATTPASEVLSRVEAKRMDPSTQFAVVAAREAWADSGLADIDHDRLAVSFATGIGGIWTLLDAWDTLREKGPRRVLPMTVPMLMPNGPSAAVSLDLGARAGAHTPVSACASGTEALHQGLEMIRSGKADIVVAGGAEACIHPMPLASFASMQALSKRNDDPERASRPYDRDRDGFVMGEGAGALVLESEEHALARGARIYAELAGTAVTADAYHITAPDPEGLGATRALKSALFDARAQAEDVVHVNAHATSTPVGDKPEYTALKAALGSALDGVAVSATKSQMGHLLGASGAVEAVLTALAVYERQAPATINLENQDPEIPLDVVTSSRQLRGGDIVALSNSFGFGGHNAVAVLRSR; encoded by the coding sequence ATGGCCCGCAAAGTAGTCATCACAGGCCTCGGAGCGACCACGCCCATCGGCGGGGACGTTCCAACCATGTGGAAGAACGCACTGCAGGGTGTCTCCGGCGCCCGTACCCTGGAAGACGACTGGGTGGAGAAGTACTCGCTGCCCGTGACCTTTGCAGCGCGGGCCACCACTCCCGCTTCGGAAGTCCTTTCCCGCGTCGAAGCCAAACGGATGGACCCCTCCACACAGTTCGCCGTCGTCGCGGCGCGCGAAGCCTGGGCCGATTCCGGCCTCGCAGACATTGACCACGACCGGCTTGCCGTCTCCTTCGCCACCGGTATCGGCGGCATCTGGACCCTGCTCGATGCCTGGGACACCCTGCGCGAAAAGGGACCGCGGCGTGTACTGCCCATGACCGTTCCGATGCTGATGCCCAACGGCCCGTCCGCCGCGGTCAGCCTCGACCTCGGTGCCCGCGCCGGTGCCCACACGCCCGTCTCAGCCTGCGCCTCCGGAACCGAGGCCCTCCACCAGGGCCTGGAAATGATCCGCTCCGGGAAAGCCGACATCGTCGTCGCCGGCGGCGCGGAAGCCTGCATCCACCCGATGCCGTTGGCATCCTTTGCCTCCATGCAGGCCCTGTCCAAGCGCAACGACGATCCGGAGCGCGCTTCCCGCCCCTACGACCGCGACCGCGACGGCTTCGTTATGGGTGAGGGTGCCGGTGCGCTGGTGCTCGAAAGCGAAGAGCACGCCCTGGCCCGCGGGGCACGGATTTACGCCGAACTCGCCGGCACGGCCGTCACCGCCGACGCGTACCACATCACCGCACCGGACCCCGAGGGCCTCGGCGCCACCCGGGCCCTGAAGTCCGCTCTCTTTGATGCCCGGGCGCAGGCCGAGGACGTAGTCCACGTGAACGCGCATGCCACGTCCACCCCGGTGGGCGACAAGCCGGAATACACTGCGCTGAAGGCTGCCCTTGGCAGTGCCCTCGACGGTGTCGCCGTGTCTGCCACCAAGTCGCAGATGGGCCACCTGCTGGGTGCCTCCGGTGCAGTCGAGGCCGTCCTGACGGCTTTGGCGGTCTACGAACGCCAGGCACCGGCCACGATCAACCTGGAAAACCAGGATCCGGAGATCCCGCTCGACGTCGTGACCTCCAGCCGCCAGCTGCGCGGCGGAGACATCGTAGCGCTGAGCAACTCCTTCGGCTTCGGCGGGCACAACGCCGTCGCCGTGCTGCGCAGCCGCTAA